ACAACACGGGTACTACTTGTCTTAGGaaccttgactttgtcctcaaCTCTGGTGACCTTGCCATCATTACCGGTGCTCAAGGTTCTGGAAAGaccaactttgtcaaggctattcttggtgacatgactcttgttgaaggatcaatggctgTGTTGCCTCTATCTACcaacatgccaatattctatgcCTCTCAGGATGTAtggctacaaaagggtaccatcAGATCTAACATTACATTTGGTCAcagatttgatgaggaGCTTTACAAGACAGTCATAAAAGCAGTTGAACTTGAGCATGACATATCCACTTGGGAAGGAGGTGACCTGCGTAAGATTTCTGAACATGGTTACTCTCTCAGTGGAGGTCAGAGAGTAAGAGTTGGACTTGCCCGTGCCATTTACGCCTACCTCATCTTCAGTACGACTAATAGGGAAGATAACAATTCAAAGTGTTCATTCTTGGTAGTCCTTGATGACTCATTTACTGGCCTTGACCCATTTGTAGCCAAGACTATCTTTAGGAATCTCTTTAATGCTCATGACGGATTATTGAAAAATAATGATGTGGCCACAGTACTGACTATCTCAAGGAATATGTTGGATGTTTGTGTATCATCCGAGTCATCGGAGTCTTTCCCAGATGCTCCgatatattttctggagaaCAAGGGTCTTGTGCAGAGCAATAAGCTTAAATCCCTAATAGAGCACGAAGTTGGCCATATTGATATTTCTCTTTTATCTAATACTAGGGCCTTACTTCCATTTATGTCCAACGAGGTTCGTAAGTTGTGTAGTTCGGATGATTATACTCGTGATGGACGAAGGAGGTCAACGGAATCTAGATACTCTGATTCGCCAACAGTTGATGACTTGTATGCTAGAATAAACCTTAAAAGCGATGAAAGGAAGGGATTCAAGCCATATAGGGTATATCTTCGTGCAGCAGGCTGGCCCATTTTGTTATTTCTTCTAATCACCATCATTTTTTCAACATTGGACAacacaaaatttatcatcactTCAAAGATATCCGATATAATTGTTGACTACAAAAAAACAAATGGCGGTAATGATGATTTTGCGTTTTCTGATCTTGAAGACTATTGCATTAGTGCCATGAAATGGATCATTATTCTTTCAGCATCCGTTATGGCTGGAACCCTCCTTCGTGCAATTCTTATGACAATGGCATCTTTTAATGTTTCACGAAAAATTCACGAATATTGTGTTAACTCAGTTTTTGTAAATAGCTCGGTTGTtgtaaagataaaaagATCAATAGGTGGTATTATCACATTTTTGTCCATTGATACTTTCCTTATTGACAACTTTCTGAGCTGCTTTATACACGACACGTCTGTACTTTCGATAGAAATGATTGTACATTTAATTACACTACTCTTTTTGGTACCATGGGCTACTCCACTTGCTGTATTACTTGGTTTGATCATTCTTCGGTTCATCGTATACTACTACATAAAATCCTGTAGAAATGTTTTCCATGCACGTTTGGAGACATTTAATCAAATAAATACGACTATTGAAACAGCTATATCGGGATCATCTGTGTTTCGTAGTTTCAAGAAGGAGTGGGAATTGGCAAATACTATGGTTGAACATGTGGACTATAATCTTCGTTGTGATTATTTGACATACTCTGGCATGACTTGGAGTTCTATTTCATCCAGATGTTTGTTTTCTCCATTGGCCATATTTATTCTTGTCTTCCCTCTTGTTATCTCACGGTACTATGGAACAGAAGTACAAGTTGGATATTATGCTATGGCATActcaatatttttaagTTTCAGTGGCGCATTTGCcaattttataaaaatttacTGTCTCCTCGAGTTTTGTTTGGTTCCGATGAGGAGATTTGAGAATTTTGTCCCTCCGGATACTAGGGTAAAGTTtcaaaagaagaggaacatTCACCAGACGGATTTTGTTGTAGATCGGTCCgaagaatttgaaaatatatttaattATGATATAAAGGGAAAACTCCGCGTAAGGCGTAGTAAAGAGTATTTattgaggaggaagagtcCCATGGGCCTCAAGATGCTTTTCCATAACCATAAGGTTAATATATTTGATGTGTCCCAGTACACTACCCCGGGACACAACaggataaagttggataatGTAAGTGTTTATACACATTCTCGCAAGGATGGAACGCAATTCcctattttaaagaatgtcACATGCTCGGCTGATGCCTCGGACATTATTGGTATCATCGGCAGAACTGGTGCAGGAAAGTCTACCCTATTGTCAGTGCTCCAGAACCTGGCGGAGAATAGAGATGGTTCTGTTCTCCTAGACGGTTGTGATTTGaatgatatgccaaagagCATGACTAGACAGATCATTGGAGTACTACCTCAACTACCATTTGTATTCAGAGGATGGACTGTTCGCAGATTTGTTGAcccaagaatgttatttgatGATATCGATATTGAAATGGCTTTGGAAAATTGTGGCTTGCTAAAGTTTGTCGAGAATCTTCCAGGTGACAGGGGTCTCGATACAGTCATTTTGCCTGACCACTACCACaaggatatgccaaaaTACTGCAAGAGAGTGTACTATGGGCCTAGTTTAAGACCGCATAGATCGTCTTCAGATAGTGTTAACATTGACCATGGAGCAGTCCTGTCAAACTCGCAGTTGCGTATGCTATCAGTGGCAAGACTAGTACTGTACAGAGAATTTTACAAGATACTCCTGATAGatgaacctccagaggacGAGGTCGGAACATTCAAGACGGTTGATATTCCAATTTATGAAATTCTAAGGG
This region of Theileria equi strain WA chromosome 1, complete sequence genomic DNA includes:
- a CDS encoding ABC transporter, ATP-binding protein domain containing protein (encoded by transcript BEWA_031940A) — its product is MMSNETIDPQASGHSLWEGESMLHQKRSTASDERKLRYFDEKNIFSVVFFIWMYKWVKATAERYLDPYMLHPLPIGDQILIWQPTFSRHVSDGIASLEALGESTNGKKSEKYILWRAIWLTFWKRILIILVAIICMNAIGMGAAISLHYLLDLFSGGEFELSTFGGLTVSIISIELFKEICMDHIDYHVRRLAIVIDSCLRVTIFQHGLCYRRSQFGNFQSKEGACKSIIHNCSGEDKCTDNPLLCPARRYKNNEVTPKIYSLILNDSYFIPLFVECLTGLIDFLTAFTYGLILISQQFHMKALTILIISLSLVVCMVIVELVNGLLMKGYLGIRDHRITKSFEVVSSLPLINKMFLDDVSHNTVTEARNDELRFIVIRFFLSILNKVIITSIICVDIIFLIKDFVQGMSTCPSVDKLDPSGLLASIFVLLKILGPLYLIPLKLRLLIFSLTSLKRVEAFLRTCSPNFYLPDNKFTGDIPLPEVNPGKDKTLPKGLVVMFKKASFAWINSRKDLLDNTGTTCLRNLDFVLNSGDLAIITGAQGSGKTNFVKAILGDMTLVEGSMAVLPLSTNMPIFYASQDVWLQKGTIRSNITFGHRFDEELYKTVIKAVELEHDISTWEGGDLRKISEHGYSLSGGQRVRVGLARAIYAYLIFSTTNREDNNSKCSFLVVLDDSFTGLDPFVAKTIFRNLFNAHDGLLKNNDVATVLTISRNMLDVCVSSESSESFPDAPIYFLENKGLVQSNKLKSLIEHEVGHIDISLLSNTRALLPFMSNEVRKLCSSDDYTRDGRRRSTESRYSDSPTVDDLYARINLKSDERKGFKPYRVYLRAAGWPILLFLLITIIFSTLDNTKFIITSKISDIIVDYKKTNGGNDDFAFSDLEDYCISAMKWIIILSASVMAGTLLRAILMTMASFNVSRKIHEYCVNSVFVNSSVVVKIKRSIGGIITFLSIDTFLIDNFLSCFIHDTSVLSIEMIVHLITLLFLVPWATPLAVLLGLIILRFIVYYYIKSCRNVFHARLETFNQINTTIETAISGSSVFRSFKKEWELANTMVEHVDYNLRCDYLTYSGMTWSSISSRCLFSPLAIFILVFPLVISRYYGTEVQVGYYAMAYSIFLSFSGAFANFIKIYCLLEFCLVPMRRFENFVPPDTRVKFQKKRNIHQTDFVVDRSEEFENIFNYDIKGKLRVRRSKEYLLRRKSPMGLKMLFHNHKVNIFDVSQYTTPGHNRIKLDNVSVYTHSRKDGTQFPILKNVTCSADASDIIGIIGRTGAGKSTLLSVLQNLAENRDGSVLLDGCDLNDMPKSMTRQIIGVLPQLPFVFRGWTVRRFVDPRMLFDDIDIEMALENCGLLKFVENLPGDRGLDTVILPDHYHKDMPKYCKRVYYGPSLRPHRSSSDSVNIDHGAVLSNSQLRMLSVARLVLYREFYKILLIDEPPEDEVGTFKTVDIPIYEILRAHFQHCATFIAAHDASVLRPCTSVWVLHKGSLIRTCKAEDTADSDSLSKIIEDCILHNTLHAV